In Microvenator marinus, one genomic interval encodes:
- a CDS encoding DUF2270 domain-containing protein, producing MEQPNNTLVHFYRATVMHADVWRKRLDATTNWSVVTTAGLTSFAFATDNHPHYMLLVAFAFNVFFLVMESRRYQVYDLWRDRIRRMNHWMVAPQLDPKHPWDEDEVEAELARLAHDLGSTLPLISMKDAIGYRIRRNYGFISFMVTAAWFLKLYVHPGYAQSFSELVARAQTGIVPGWLVFVVVVIAVVVLIVLGLSGPTERMDHWLPQKSPMEVILRK from the coding sequence ATGGAACAGCCAAATAACACACTCGTCCACTTCTATCGCGCTACGGTCATGCACGCTGACGTGTGGCGAAAGCGCCTGGATGCGACCACAAATTGGTCTGTCGTCACAACGGCCGGCCTAACCTCTTTCGCCTTCGCGACGGACAACCACCCACACTACATGCTCTTGGTGGCATTCGCGTTCAACGTGTTCTTCTTGGTGATGGAGTCGCGTCGCTATCAGGTCTACGACCTCTGGCGCGACCGGATTCGGCGCATGAACCATTGGATGGTTGCCCCGCAGCTCGACCCAAAACATCCATGGGATGAAGACGAGGTGGAGGCGGAATTGGCCCGGTTGGCGCATGATCTGGGCTCGACATTGCCTTTGATTTCCATGAAAGACGCCATCGGATATCGGATTCGCAGAAACTACGGGTTTATTTCGTTCATGGTGACGGCGGCGTGGTTCCTCAAGCTCTACGTGCACCCAGGCTATGCTCAGTCATTCTCTGAGTTGGTAGCTCGAGCCCAAACCGGCATTGTGCCAGGTTGGTTGGTGTTCGTGGTGGTGGTGATTGCGGTTGTTGTACTGATCGTCCTGGGGTTGAGTGGCCCTACAGAACGTATGGATCACTGGCTTCCTCAGAAGTCTCCGATGGAAGTCATTTTGAGGAAATAG
- a CDS encoding cupredoxin domain-containing protein has translation MMKNLALGLILVAATFSVACGGSDPAPDDQQTQAAPESKTVNMFGYKFNPNTLTIPAGTTVVFNNKDPENHNVNIAALNLDEIVEPGQSFSYTFTTSGEFAVTNRLVSNPMTATIIVQ, from the coding sequence ATGATGAAGAACCTTGCTCTCGGACTTATTCTTGTAGCTGCTACTTTCTCTGTCGCTTGTGGCGGTAGTGACCCAGCTCCAGACGATCAACAAACTCAGGCAGCTCCTGAGTCCAAGACCGTCAACATGTTTGGCTACAAGTTCAACCCAAATACTCTGACGATTCCTGCAGGAACCACCGTTGTGTTCAACAACAAAGATCCTGAGAACCACAACGTCAACATCGCAGCTCTTAACCTCGACGAAATCGTCGAGCCAGGCCAGTCGTTCAGCTACACCTTCACCACCTCTGGTGAGTTCGCTGTGACCAACCGACTTGTCTCGAACCCAATGACCGCAACGATTATCGTGCAGTAA
- a CDS encoding YifB family Mg chelatase-like AAA ATPase, with protein MLVKVHTGSIHGIDALRVEVEVDLSDGLSVFQLTGLPDVAVRESRLRVPAAIQNSGYVFPYDKVTVNLAPADLRKDGAAFDLPIALGLLAAQGYIENKSLEGVLAAGELSLDGEVRKIRGTIALATLAREAGFKTLIVPEANAAEAAVVEGINVIGVRGLTQIVRHLDGTAPIDAAQSSFECIALQNAVDMADIAGQESGKRAAEVAAAGMHNILLIGPPGSGKSMLARRLPTILPPLGFDEAIETTKIFSVAGLHSSGGLRQQRPFRAPHHTISDAGLVGGGLGIPRPGELSLANHGVLFLDELPEFKRRVLESLRQPLEDGFVALRRSTSSVEYPAKILLAAAMNPCPCGYADFDNRRCTCSAETVRTYRARLSGPLLDRIDMHVHIPAVSFEELHKKGQRGESSEEIRDRVVRAHEIQIERSGVVNARLVGDELRKACALDSKTQRTLERAVNAFNLSARGHDRLLRLARTIADLDGKSVIENSHVVEAIGFREIESGSHFKRSA; from the coding sequence ATGTTGGTAAAGGTACATACAGGAAGCATTCACGGAATAGACGCCCTTCGGGTGGAGGTAGAGGTCGATTTGAGCGACGGGCTCTCGGTCTTTCAGCTCACCGGACTGCCGGATGTGGCGGTTCGCGAGAGTCGACTGAGGGTTCCGGCGGCGATTCAAAACTCGGGGTATGTCTTCCCCTACGATAAAGTCACAGTGAACTTGGCGCCGGCGGACCTTCGAAAGGACGGAGCTGCGTTTGATTTGCCGATCGCCCTTGGACTGCTCGCGGCCCAGGGATATATCGAGAACAAGAGCCTCGAAGGCGTCTTGGCGGCTGGCGAATTGTCGCTTGACGGCGAGGTTCGAAAAATCCGGGGTACGATTGCGCTGGCGACTCTTGCGCGAGAAGCAGGCTTCAAAACGCTAATCGTGCCGGAAGCCAATGCCGCCGAGGCCGCGGTGGTTGAGGGCATCAACGTGATCGGTGTGCGGGGGCTGACTCAAATTGTGCGGCATCTCGACGGAACCGCTCCGATCGATGCGGCCCAATCGAGCTTCGAATGCATCGCGCTGCAAAATGCGGTGGACATGGCGGATATCGCGGGTCAGGAGAGTGGCAAACGTGCGGCGGAAGTCGCGGCAGCGGGTATGCACAACATCCTCTTGATCGGCCCTCCGGGCTCGGGGAAGTCGATGCTTGCGCGACGCCTACCTACTATCCTACCGCCGCTGGGCTTTGACGAGGCCATTGAGACCACCAAGATCTTCAGCGTGGCGGGGCTCCACTCGTCTGGGGGATTGCGCCAACAAAGGCCGTTTCGGGCGCCACATCACACGATCAGCGACGCGGGACTCGTGGGCGGAGGACTAGGTATTCCGCGCCCAGGCGAGCTCTCTTTGGCGAATCACGGTGTGCTCTTCTTAGATGAACTGCCCGAGTTCAAGCGCCGAGTACTTGAGTCTTTACGCCAGCCACTCGAGGACGGTTTCGTCGCACTTAGGCGCAGTACTTCGAGCGTGGAATATCCCGCAAAGATCCTACTCGCCGCGGCGATGAACCCCTGCCCTTGTGGTTATGCGGATTTCGACAATCGACGCTGTACCTGTTCTGCCGAGACCGTACGGACCTATCGGGCGCGCCTCTCTGGGCCATTGCTCGACCGGATCGACATGCACGTGCATATCCCTGCGGTATCTTTCGAAGAACTTCATAAGAAAGGCCAACGAGGTGAGTCGTCAGAAGAGATTCGAGACCGAGTGGTCCGTGCGCATGAGATTCAAATTGAACGCTCTGGAGTGGTCAATGCCCGGCTTGTCGGGGACGAATTGCGCAAAGCTTGTGCGCTGGACTCCAAGACGCAGCGTACACTTGAGAGAGCTGTCAACGCCTTCAATCTTTCGGCGCGAGGGCACGACCGACTCTTGCGATTAGCTCGCACGATCGCCGATTTAGACGGCAAATCGGTGATTGAAAACAGCCATGTTGTGGAGGCGATCGGCTTTCGGGAGATCGAATCGGGCTCGCACTTTAAAAGGTCGGCTTAG